From the genome of Oryza glaberrima chromosome 1, OglaRS2, whole genome shotgun sequence:
TCAATCACCGGTTGTTGAGGACTAGGCAGCCATACTAGGTAGTTGCATAAGGAAGAGTTGGCAGGGATGCATGGTTGCCACCATACCACCATAGCTGCCTTGGTGCTGCTTCCTCCACCATACCACCATAGCTGCCTTGGTGTAGcaaagaggaggggaaagatATTAAAGCGGGGGGAGAGGGGGACAAGAGGGAAAATTAAATGAGGATTAGAGCAATTGACATCGTAATAGACTAATTGGACCTGAAAGAGAAAATATGATCTAGAAATTATGAAGTACTACCAAGTTCTTTTTTCTCTAAATGTAAAGCGGTAAACAAAAAATCCAAGTAAACATAAGAGGAACGTGTATCATGTTTATACAACTCTCTACATGTGTAGTAATGATATGTACATCAAGAATCTATGGGGTCCACATATCGTGAGAATACTACACTCACCCCAGTctttgggcctgttcactttgatgcaaaaaaaaaaaaaacttaccaaattttagcatacttgccaaaattttggcaggatttcttatatagtcaccaaaatttgacagcaaactaaatgtagtcacttttttggtaactttaccaaaatttggtaaggttgaaaatggcatcaaagggCAGGCcatttgatgccattttcaaccttaccaaattttggcaaaaattttggtatagttgccaaaattttggcaacttaccaaaattttggtaggatttcttatatagttaccaaaatttagcatcaaacttaatgtagccacttttttagtaaatttaccaaaatttggtaaggttgaaaatggtagtaAAGTGAACAAGCTCATAGTACTGCatacaaccttttttttttttcaaaatacaaTACAAGTACTCGTATACACATCCAAAAAGTTGAGATTCACGAATCATGAGGTTCCCATAGTTACCTTGCTTTTAGGTCTACATAGTATAGGTGCTTAAATAAATGCTCGTACATTCACCCCTCATCCTACCTGTACAATAAACGTTAGCATACTCACCACTTACCTTATCCCTATTAGCACATCTAAAGATTAAATCTTGATATTGACAGAGTTATTATAGGCGTCTAGTTGTTGATGAAAACATCATTCTAGTaccatttaaaaaataaattatcgtAAACATGTTAAATCTATTAATTAAATTCGGATGGACAAACACATTCCATCACCAGCAAGTTTGCAACCCCATCTTCCCAactcctcgttttccacgcgcacgcttttcaaactactaaacggtgtatttttttaaaaaaagtttatatacgaaagttgcttaaaaaaatcaaattaatctatttttgaaaaaaaatactaatacttAATAACGTGCTAATGGATCACTCTGTTTTTCGTGCgggagggattagttcccatcccttctatccgaacacagcctaatacGCTTCTAACTGTTACTAGTATTTTGATATGACAACATCATGTGTTACCATCACATCAACTCGCGAACAGATCACTGAATAACTCAACCAGCAATGGACTTGTACACTTTTCATTTTGCATATAATATAACGCCGATAATGCTGGGTCTTTCATAAAAAAGGCAATGTGATATGATTCTAGAAAATCCAGGAGCGAAGCCACTGCCCGACAAAGCCTCGTCGGTTCCCTGAGCGTTTATGTTGTTTTAGCTGTTTCCGTGTATCTATTAGCAGTGCCCGCTCGGTGCAAGCATCAAATTAAACTTGTGTGTATATGATCCCGCATGTACCAACAAATATACGGTATTTCCTCGCAAAATGATACTACTATACGGTAATATTACAAGCCTGTACGTAACTGTAAGCGTCCTGTACCTCCTAACCTCCACAACAACTGCCCTTGCTAGCCAAGATCGAAATCGAATGGACGGTGGACTACTGTGAGTAACCTACAAACTGAACAGACGagcgggcccacccgtcatcctcTCACAGCACCAACGTCGGAAAATATCTCACGGCCATGGGCCATGGCCTGGCCCAAGGAGAGATTTTTTTACATAGGTCCAAAACAAAAAAGGAGATTTTTTACATGGGTATGCTTACACTGGGCCCACAGAGGCTGGGGGAAGCGGGGGCCCACCTGCCCCGGTCACGCGATGACCaccgtcacggcggcggcggcgggggcggcgacctcgctccccggccgccggctgcccgcggcggcggcggcggcggttggttTGTGCTTGGTGGTGGCGCCGTGGAGGACGGAGCCCCGGCACGTGGGGCAGGAGTCGTGGGAGACGAGCCACGTGTCGACGCAGCGGACGTGGAAGCCATGGCCGCAGCGCGGCAGCACGCGCACCTTCTCGCCGTCCGCGAACTCGCCGAGGCAGATGGCGCAgacctccgccgcggcggcggggctccctccaccacctccgccgtaCACCTCGATGGGGATGCTCCTGAGCGCGCGCTTCTtgagcccgccgccggcgcccgccccctccacgccaccgccggcgccttcccccgtcgccgcccgccgcgcccaccGGATGATGAGCCGCGCGAGCGAGTTGAGCCCGAGCGCGAACAGCAGCGCGAAGAGCAGCGCCGCGAGGATGATCACCATGTTGGTGTCGAAGCTGGCGTCGctgccccctcccccgccgctgcTCAGTGCGTGCTGCGCCTCCCCGGCGctccccggcgacggcgaggccggcgtCCCCATGTACCAGCTCATCGACTTCGTGTGCACCCCCATGGCCTCCCCCCAACTTACTAGAACTTAGAACAACACGCTAAGCTTCCCGGCAAATTATGCGCCGAATGTACAGGTCCAGGTCAGTGGAAAAGCTACTACTACTCACCAGTTATCTCGCTCGCGAACCAATCCGTAACACAAAAGGACGTGGACGTAGTAGCGACTGCCACTAGCTAATACAAAAAGGTGAAGCTTAACTGTTGCTAAACTgtaccgatcgatcgattgatggaGTGAGCTAGCCAAGTACCTTTTGTGATCTCTTTCCCACACGATCGAGCTGGATTAGTATTTCGGGAGatgagatgaggaggaggaggaggagaatcaaCAACAACAAGTGGAGTTGAgccgtagtagtagtagcagtagacAGCGATCCGTCGCGAGATGCCACGAGAGATTTATAATGGGTGCAACACCAACACCGCACGGCGGCAGGTGGGGCCAGGCAGATGTGGGTGGGGTTCGGCTCCGGGTCACTTTACGGTGGGCCATCCAAAAGCGGAGGCCTCTCTCCTCTCGCGTGACAAATATCTTTGCCCCCGCTTTGGCGCTTTGCCAGTTGGCAGCGGCTCGCGACGGCCACGCGGTTGCTGGCTGTGCGGGTGGGCGGCAGGTGCGTTGGCACTTGcaaatggatggatggacggcccacgccgccacgcgcgcgcgcgcggatggagatggagatgaaaCGAGACTCGGCGTGTGCCTACCTTGGAGCAGGTAGGCTTAGAGGAGGCAGAAAGCAGTACACGGCATTTGCGGTGCAGCTGGTAGGCTGTCACGTTTGCAAGCTTGGAGATGTATACAGGAGCCCAAGGATTCATTCCAGTGGTTATACCTCTCTAGTATGGGGCATGATCTTCTTGTCGGTCGGACAGGACAAGTTTTAGGGAGAGCCAGATATGATTAGCTTATATAAAGTACAGTTCAATTTGTTACTTAGTAACTCTCTCTTTTTGGGGGGGTTGGGAGGGAAGAAGGCCAGTAGATGCTGCGATGAGTGCTTTGAAGCTACTAGAAGTGTTCTCCTTTTCCGACAAAAGCCTCAATATTTGTTAAAAAGGTTAAAGGTTCAGTTATAAGCAGATCATATCGATATCAAGACAGCACAAAAGAAAGAGCAGTTTActagtatttctttttcaaaacaACATCAATATCTCAGGCAACTTACTTTTGCAACTGCGCGAGCGTGCATTAGCCTTTATTCATTTTGAGGGTGAAagatatgcaaaaaaaaaaaaaaaaggaacaggtGAGTTCTAGAGTCCTAGCCTGGTCTTTCGACCATTCCACTTATCAGAGAGGCAACGTGCATGCTTACCGGGACTCCGCTCGCCGCAGTTAATTAGCTAGCTTCGTTTTGGCCTTTTGGGAAGTAACAATCAATCGCTGGGTTCGTTTTGTCGAAGGTTAGATGCTAGCTAGGTTTAGATAGTAGTGCGCATGCATCAGTGTATCGGATCATGACACTAATGAGATCCGCAGCCAAATTAATTAGTCTAATCTAATATCTTTGGCCCGCCATAAAGATCCACTAATAAGAAAAGTTCCCCCTTTAACCATAAAACCAGTATGCCGGTGACAGATCGTGTGTATAGGCCGAGCACTTTTCTGCAGGCAGAGATCGGACAAGGCCAGCTCAAAACCTTATCTCCTAATTAAATCCGACTGTCACAGTCCCGACTTAAAGCACTAATACAGAATGAGACGTTAACTAAGGCGTTAAGCATGCAGCttgttgtagacttgtagtgCTCATCTAATCCCTGGATAAACAACACAAAAGCACCCGTGCAAAAAAACGGCAGTTCTTACAGCTTGATTCTCTGTGGTACTAGCTACAGAGGGTTATCATAGCTATGTCTAATTAGGACAACAAATAGTTGGACTGAACAACAACACTAATATGCCCCATGAAACTACCAATTGCAATTTtgtttttaaacatattttttatttcgcgCGCACAAAAGAATAGCATgacaatatattaaaagaaaaaaagtttttgttacacaatgCAATCAGCCAGACAAGCTCACAAACCTATGCCAAGGGAgggaagaaaacgaaaaaacaaGAACCGCAACTAggta
Proteins encoded in this window:
- the LOC127765165 gene encoding RING-H2 finger protein ATL74-like: MGVHTKSMSWYMGTPASPSPGSAGEAQHALSSGGGGGSDASFDTNMVIILAALLFALLFALGLNSLARLIIRWARRAATGEGAGGGVEGAGAGGGLKKRALRSIPIEVYGGGGGGSPAAAAEVCAICLGEFADGEKVRVLPRCGHGFHVRCVDTWLVSHDSCPTCRGSVLHGATTKHKPTAAAAAAGSRRPGSEVAAPAAAAVTVVIA